Genomic DNA from Jonesia denitrificans DSM 20603:
AATTGGGCCAATTGCACTACCGCCAGCGGCGATTTCGTCGAGACCGTTGAGCACACGGAAAAGACCAAAGAAGATGGGCGTCTGCAACAGAATAGGCATGCATGACGCCAGCGGGTTTGTGCCGTGTTTTGAGTACAGTGCCATGGTTTCCCGTCCCATGGCTTCACGGGATGCGGGATCAGTCTTATTCTTGTACTTCTTTTGAATTGCCTGCAGTTCGGGTTGGATCATCTGCATGGCCCGGGATGCTTTGATCTGTTTGAAGAACAGCGGGATGATCAACACCCGGATCACAATGGTGAGACCAACGACTGCAAGGATCCATGCAACACCGGACCCATCAGGCAGTCCAAGGAAGACAAAGAACGTGTGGCATAGATACATAATCCATGCCACAGCCCATTCGATGGGCGCGAGGAACGCGAAGAAATCCACTAGCTACTCCTGTGCTTGGCACGTGCTGTGCGGGGAAGTTCTCACTGAAGGTGACGTGGTTGGACAAAGTTCACCATCGTGGAGGGCTGGGGGTTCGGGATGACGCGTGACTGTTGGGGGAACATCATCGATCCCGCCGGGTGTCCAGGGAACACACCGGAGTAGGCGCCACGCAGCAAGGCGAGTACCGCGGAAAAAACCGTGACGTTGAATCGCGGTTGTTGCGTAGTGCGAACAAGTAGGGTGATAGCGGCATGTTGGCCCGGTAAGCACAGAGATATACCGCTGATAGAACAAGATGATCTGAAG
This window encodes:
- the yidD gene encoding membrane protein insertion efficiency factor YidD, giving the protein MTQGTSAAGRGALQIILFYQRYISVLTGPTCRYHPTCSHYATTAIQRHGFFRGTRLAAWRLLRCVPWTPGGIDDVPPTVTRHPEPPALHDGELCPTTSPSVRTSPHSTCQAQE